A genomic region of Gemmata massiliana contains the following coding sequences:
- a CDS encoding alpha-hydroxy acid oxidase: MNLSYHTSYPGIDDLRERARQRTPRFAFEYLDGGCNEDVNLFKNTDDLRRVELKPLYLTPHTTSNLKTELFGHEYDAPFGIAPIGLQGLIWPGAPEILARAAAEHNVPFILSTVTTASIERIGEITGGRFWYQLYHPADNAIRDDILNRAEAAGCKTLVLLCDVPTFGFRPRDIRNGLAMPPRMTLRNILQIFGRPSWAVRTLLQGTPNFATMVKYMPKGLNMKQLGAYMNATFSGRLNEAKIAPIRDRWKGNLVLKGVASEEDTETAVRLGLDGIIVSNHGGRQVDAGESTIRSLAPIAAKYRGKLRIMIDSGLRSGPDIARALACDADFTFLGRTFMYSVAALGRAGGQHAIAMLKVQLKQVMEQLCCHRVADLRQHLLRKPDETRPTA, from the coding sequence ATGAATCTCAGCTACCACACCAGTTACCCCGGGATCGACGACCTGCGCGAGCGCGCGCGGCAGCGGACCCCGCGGTTCGCGTTCGAGTACCTCGACGGCGGGTGCAACGAGGACGTGAACCTGTTCAAGAACACGGACGACCTGCGCCGGGTCGAGCTGAAGCCGCTGTACCTGACGCCGCACACGACGTCGAACCTGAAGACCGAGCTGTTCGGCCACGAGTACGACGCCCCGTTCGGGATCGCCCCGATCGGGCTCCAGGGGCTGATCTGGCCGGGCGCCCCGGAGATCCTCGCGCGCGCCGCCGCCGAGCACAACGTCCCGTTCATCCTCAGCACCGTCACCACGGCGAGCATCGAGCGGATCGGCGAGATCACCGGCGGGCGGTTCTGGTACCAGCTCTACCACCCCGCGGACAACGCCATCCGCGACGACATCCTGAACCGGGCCGAGGCCGCGGGGTGCAAGACGCTGGTCCTGCTGTGCGACGTGCCCACGTTCGGCTTCCGCCCGCGCGACATCCGCAACGGGCTGGCGATGCCCCCGCGGATGACGCTCCGCAACATCCTCCAGATTTTCGGGCGCCCGAGTTGGGCGGTGCGGACACTGTTGCAGGGCACCCCGAACTTCGCCACGATGGTGAAGTACATGCCCAAGGGGTTGAACATGAAGCAGCTCGGCGCGTACATGAACGCGACGTTCTCCGGGCGCCTGAACGAGGCCAAGATCGCCCCGATCCGCGACCGCTGGAAGGGCAACCTGGTGCTCAAGGGCGTGGCGAGCGAGGAGGACACAGAAACCGCGGTCCGGCTCGGGCTCGACGGGATCATCGTGTCGAACCACGGCGGGCGCCAGGTGGACGCGGGCGAATCGACGATCCGCTCGCTGGCCCCGATCGCGGCGAAGTACCGCGGTAAGCTCCGGATCATGATCGACAGCGGGCTGCGGAGCGGGCCGGACATCGCCCGCGCCCTGGCGTGCGACGCCGACTTCACGTTCCTGGGCCGGACGTTCATGTACTCGGTCGCGGCCCTCGGTCGGGCCGGCGGTCAGCACGCGATCGCCATGCTGAAAGTCCAGTTGAAGCAGGTGATGGAGCAACTGTGCTGCCACCGCGTCGCCGACCTGCGCCAGCACCTACTGCGGAAGCCCGACGAAACCCGACCGACCGCGTGA
- a CDS encoding DUF2147 domain-containing protein, with the protein MKVLLTAALVLGLAGTVTAEDKAGPVGTWKCETDIMGQKRESTVTIKKDGDKLTGTVIGQDKKEVKLDNVKFKDGELTFSVDREREGTKFTIKYKLKVEKDTVKGKAEAEFGGETRSFDVEGKREKK; encoded by the coding sequence ATGAAGGTGCTTCTCACCGCGGCGCTGGTACTGGGGCTGGCCGGGACCGTAACGGCCGAGGACAAGGCGGGTCCGGTCGGGACGTGGAAGTGCGAAACCGACATCATGGGTCAAAAGCGCGAATCGACCGTGACCATCAAGAAGGACGGGGACAAGCTCACCGGCACCGTGATCGGGCAGGACAAGAAGGAAGTGAAGCTCGACAACGTGAAGTTCAAGGACGGGGAACTCACGTTCTCCGTCGACCGCGAGCGCGAGGGGACCAAGTTCACTATCAAGTACAAGCTCAAGGTCGAGAAGGACACGGTGAAGGGTAAGGCCGAGGCCGAGTTCGGCGGCGAGACCCGGTCGTTCGATGTCGAAGGCAAGCGCGAGAAGAAGTAA
- a CDS encoding S1C family serine protease produces MIARLLTTAVVLAAACSPALAQLGKDAKLLAPFKPVVAKANESTVRIKCDDKDTVLGTVVDESGYILTKASELKGAVWVRLPDGSEYEATTVAAHNATDLALLKVDVKGLKAVTFADTVAVPAGNWVAAAGPTSDPVSVGIVSVMTRNLTGRDTVITNPNRGYLGIYPADEKDGEGALVGAKIAELSPGGAADKAGLKSDDIIIEMNGKKIVGQTSLRDFLDTLRGGDTINVKAKRKGELKDFKVTLGSAPKDRGDVQNSMGSNLSGRRTGFEKVLQTDLVVDAKDCGGPVVDLEGNVLGINIARAGRVETWVLPSEVIRPLLPQFKAGKFAPVSTPVLPTAPAPRKSGK; encoded by the coding sequence ATGATCGCGCGTCTGCTTACTACCGCCGTGGTACTGGCCGCTGCCTGTTCCCCGGCCCTCGCCCAACTCGGAAAGGACGCCAAACTGCTCGCGCCGTTCAAACCGGTCGTGGCGAAGGCGAACGAGTCGACGGTCCGGATCAAGTGCGACGACAAGGACACGGTCCTCGGGACGGTCGTCGACGAGTCCGGCTACATCCTCACGAAGGCGAGCGAGCTGAAGGGCGCGGTCTGGGTCCGCCTGCCCGACGGCAGCGAGTACGAAGCGACCACTGTCGCCGCGCACAACGCCACGGACCTCGCGCTCCTGAAGGTGGACGTGAAGGGGCTGAAGGCGGTCACGTTCGCGGACACCGTCGCGGTCCCCGCGGGGAACTGGGTGGCCGCGGCCGGCCCCACGAGCGACCCGGTTTCGGTGGGCATCGTCAGCGTGATGACCCGCAACCTGACCGGGCGCGACACCGTCATCACGAACCCGAACCGCGGGTACCTGGGGATCTACCCTGCCGACGAGAAGGACGGCGAGGGGGCGCTCGTCGGCGCCAAGATCGCCGAACTCAGCCCCGGCGGGGCGGCCGACAAAGCGGGCCTGAAGTCCGACGACATCATCATCGAGATGAACGGTAAAAAGATCGTCGGGCAGACCTCGCTCCGCGACTTCCTCGACACGCTCCGCGGCGGCGACACCATTAACGTGAAGGCGAAACGCAAGGGCGAACTGAAGGACTTCAAGGTGACGCTCGGGAGCGCGCCGAAGGACCGCGGGGACGTGCAGAACTCGATGGGCAGCAACCTGTCCGGGCGCCGGACCGGGTTCGAGAAGGTGCTCCAGACCGACCTGGTCGTGGACGCCAAGGATTGCGGCGGGCCGGTGGTCGACCTCGAGGGCAACGTCCTGGGGATCAACATCGCCCGGGCCGGGCGCGTCGAAACGTGGGTGCTGCCGAGCGAGGTGATCCGCCCGCTGCTCCCGCAATTCAAGGCCGGCAAGTTCGCGCCGGTCAGCACGCCGGTGCTGCCGACCGCCCCGGCTCCGCGCAAGTCGGGCAAGTAG
- a CDS encoding S1C family serine protease, with protein MKAPRSARWAVCFGLLIAAAFAASSTAADPEAKWDPARTTQPEDLAELKSLQTTVKKVVDKCSPATVAVLYGASAGSGVIVSEDGLVLTAAHVIRDYELPKKGSLEGRALPFTAGKEVTIRLPDGDTVEGKTLGINEGIDSGMVQITGKKSKKGTWPKDGKWPFLPVAKSGALQKGTWVVSLGPPNGPRDGRPPVARLGRIQGSTKSILRTDCTLVGGDSGGPLFDLNGNVIGIHSRIGLPISQNIHVQADQFKNDWDKLVAGEWIDQPKPTKSGGGAYIGVVFPDDDEEDAWLKEVEEEGPAGRGGLKVGDTITKFNNDVVKSVKVFRKQMESAKPGDQVRITVRRGATILTLPVTLTKRA; from the coding sequence ATGAAAGCGCCACGGTCGGCTCGCTGGGCCGTCTGTTTTGGTCTGTTGATTGCTGCCGCCTTCGCTGCCTCTTCAACTGCTGCCGATCCCGAAGCGAAATGGGATCCGGCGCGCACGACGCAACCGGAAGACCTCGCGGAGCTGAAGTCGCTTCAGACCACCGTGAAGAAGGTCGTGGACAAGTGCTCGCCGGCCACGGTCGCCGTGCTCTACGGCGCGAGCGCCGGGAGCGGGGTCATCGTGAGCGAGGACGGGCTGGTCCTCACCGCGGCACACGTCATCCGCGACTACGAGCTGCCGAAGAAGGGCTCCCTCGAGGGCCGCGCGCTGCCGTTTACCGCGGGCAAAGAGGTGACCATCCGACTGCCCGACGGCGACACCGTCGAGGGCAAGACCCTCGGCATCAACGAGGGCATCGACAGCGGCATGGTGCAGATCACCGGTAAGAAGTCGAAGAAGGGCACGTGGCCGAAGGACGGGAAGTGGCCGTTCCTGCCGGTCGCGAAGTCCGGTGCCCTGCAAAAGGGCACGTGGGTCGTGTCGCTCGGGCCCCCGAACGGCCCGCGCGACGGCCGCCCGCCGGTCGCCCGGCTGGGGCGCATCCAGGGGAGCACGAAGAGCATCCTGCGCACCGACTGCACGCTGGTCGGGGGAGACTCCGGCGGCCCGTTGTTCGACCTGAACGGCAACGTGATCGGCATCCACAGCCGCATCGGGCTGCCCATCTCGCAGAACATCCACGTGCAGGCCGACCAGTTCAAGAACGACTGGGACAAGCTCGTCGCGGGCGAATGGATCGACCAGCCCAAGCCCACCAAGAGCGGCGGCGGGGCGTACATCGGCGTCGTGTTCCCGGACGACGACGAGGAAGACGCCTGGCTGAAGGAGGTCGAAGAAGAAGGCCCCGCCGGGCGCGGCGGGCTGAAAGTGGGCGACACGATCACCAAGTTCAACAACGACGTTGTGAAGTCCGTTAAGGTGTTCCGCAAGCAAATGGAGTCCGCGAAGCCGGGCGACCAGGTGCGGATCACCGTGCGCCGCGGGGCCACGATCCTGACCCTGCCGGTGACCCTGACCAAACGGGCGTAG
- a CDS encoding LysE family translocator, which yields MSWETWGVFFLTETVLALSPGPAVLFVVSTALRYGGRTSVWANLGILSGNTFYFLLSALGLGAVLLASHELFTIVKWVGAAYLVYLGSRLIISPGGSEIGDSRDPSGEPEVGRARKVFRQAFILQAANPKAIMFFVALLPQFINPNENVALQVAILALTSVASEFVVLVGYGFAAGRLSHWAKRPGVTRTADRAAGTLLVGAGIGLGLTANR from the coding sequence ATGTCGTGGGAAACGTGGGGCGTGTTCTTCTTAACTGAAACGGTACTCGCGCTATCGCCGGGACCGGCGGTGCTGTTCGTCGTCTCGACGGCCCTGCGTTACGGCGGGCGCACGTCCGTGTGGGCGAACCTCGGCATCCTGTCGGGCAACACGTTTTACTTCCTGCTGTCCGCGCTCGGACTCGGCGCGGTGCTGCTCGCGTCGCACGAGCTGTTCACGATCGTGAAATGGGTCGGAGCCGCGTACCTCGTTTACCTCGGCTCGCGGCTGATTATTTCTCCCGGTGGGAGCGAAATCGGAGATTCGCGCGACCCCAGTGGGGAGCCGGAAGTGGGTCGGGCGCGGAAGGTGTTCCGTCAGGCGTTCATACTTCAGGCCGCGAACCCGAAGGCGATCATGTTCTTCGTCGCGCTGTTGCCGCAATTCATCAACCCGAACGAGAACGTGGCGCTCCAGGTCGCGATCCTGGCGCTCACGTCCGTGGCTTCGGAGTTCGTGGTGCTGGTCGGGTACGGATTCGCCGCGGGGCGCCTGTCGCACTGGGCGAAGCGCCCCGGGGTAACGCGAACGGCCGACCGCGCGGCCGGGACGCTGCTCGTTGGGGCGGGAATTGGCTTGGGGCTAACTGCGAATCGATGA
- a CDS encoding NUDIX hydrolase translates to MPIWMRQAAAIPVRDGRICLVTSSSGRRWVVPKGQIDPGHTPGEAALVEAWEEAGLVGALDSEPLGSYSYEKLGRELHVLVYRMAVTDVRDTWPERNLRSRVWVTLDEALDRIEEPGLRDLLRLAFRVKPATRPTLASA, encoded by the coding sequence ATGCCAATCTGGATGCGACAGGCTGCGGCGATTCCGGTTCGAGACGGCCGCATCTGTTTAGTCACGTCGAGTAGCGGGCGCCGGTGGGTCGTCCCGAAGGGACAGATCGACCCCGGTCACACCCCGGGTGAAGCCGCCCTCGTTGAGGCGTGGGAAGAAGCCGGTCTCGTCGGGGCGCTCGATTCCGAGCCGCTCGGTTCTTACTCATACGAGAAACTCGGGCGCGAACTCCACGTCCTGGTTTACCGGATGGCGGTCACGGACGTCCGCGACACGTGGCCCGAGCGCAACCTGCGCTCGCGGGTCTGGGTCACGCTCGACGAGGCCCTTGACCGGATCGAGGAGCCGGGGCTGCGCGATCTGCTCCGGTTGGCCTTTCGTGTAAAGCCTGCAACGCGCCCTACTCTCGCGAGCGCGTGA
- a CDS encoding PP2C family protein-serine/threonine phosphatase, with protein sequence MRQESLSVRQVMQPEPVTVPAECPVREVMEQMNRLRIGAVIVINGTCELIGIFTERDLLRRVADADPGWRDAPVAGWMTPNPFTISPDVGWDEAVALMDRNRVRHLPVVDGERRVLGIVSTRTLMLRRAEDLNRLVENRTRALKQALDEIMSRDAELRYNLSAAGRFQTRLLLPHAPPDWPELRWGVHYAPLDHLGGDYYDVAQPGPDHLGFLIADASGHSIAAAMVAILSRTAFSEVSGSTISPGAVLSEMNERLQGLADERFVTAFYGVLDRRTRVMTYANAGHPYPMRFVARTGAVQELSVPGFMLGIVPGEQYREKTIQLEPGDRLCFFTDGLVEARNEVGEGYGTDRLQRAFAQHGSCTADVLTERLLADQRAFRGDQKLSDDVTLVVGEVSREG encoded by the coding sequence ATGCGGCAAGAATCGTTGAGCGTCCGACAGGTGATGCAACCCGAACCGGTCACGGTCCCGGCCGAGTGCCCGGTACGGGAAGTCATGGAGCAAATGAATCGGCTCCGGATCGGCGCCGTAATCGTTATTAATGGCACGTGCGAACTAATCGGCATCTTCACCGAGCGCGACCTGCTGCGCCGGGTCGCCGACGCGGACCCGGGCTGGCGCGACGCGCCCGTTGCCGGGTGGATGACGCCGAACCCGTTCACCATCTCCCCGGACGTGGGGTGGGACGAGGCCGTGGCACTGATGGACCGAAACCGGGTCCGGCACCTGCCCGTCGTCGACGGCGAGCGCCGCGTGCTGGGGATCGTGTCCACGCGCACGCTGATGCTCCGGCGCGCCGAAGACCTGAACCGCTTGGTCGAGAACCGCACGCGCGCCCTCAAACAGGCACTCGACGAGATCATGTCGCGCGACGCCGAGTTGCGGTACAACCTGAGCGCCGCGGGGCGGTTCCAGACGCGGCTCCTGCTCCCGCACGCGCCCCCGGACTGGCCCGAACTGCGCTGGGGCGTTCACTACGCTCCGCTCGACCACCTGGGCGGCGATTACTACGACGTCGCGCAACCCGGGCCGGACCACCTGGGGTTCCTGATCGCCGACGCCAGCGGGCACAGCATCGCCGCGGCGATGGTCGCGATCCTGTCGCGGACCGCGTTCTCCGAGGTATCCGGCTCAACGATTTCCCCCGGGGCCGTGCTCTCGGAGATGAACGAGCGCCTCCAGGGGCTTGCCGACGAGCGCTTCGTGACCGCGTTCTACGGCGTCCTCGACCGGCGCACGCGGGTGATGACCTACGCGAACGCCGGGCACCCGTACCCGATGCGGTTCGTGGCTCGCACCGGCGCGGTGCAGGAACTGTCGGTCCCGGGCTTCATGTTGGGCATCGTTCCCGGCGAACAGTACCGCGAGAAAACGATCCAACTCGAACCGGGCGACCGGCTCTGCTTCTTCACGGACGGGCTGGTGGAGGCGCGCAACGAGGTGGGCGAGGGCTACGGTACCGACCGGCTCCAGCGGGCGTTTGCGCAGCACGGCTCGTGTACGGCCGACGTGCTCACGGAGCGCCTACTCGCGGACCAGCGCGCGTTCCGCGGCGACCAGAAGCTCAGCGACGACGTGACGCTAGTCGTGGGGGAAGTGTCGCGGGAAGGCTGA